The following proteins are co-located in the Sandaracinaceae bacterium genome:
- a CDS encoding AgmX/PglI C-terminal domain-containing protein, which yields MRWGIFFLMLLGMLLLGCGAERGRGSARDGRTVDLRPAPRPGVVYEILHRETRQVDDEPPRVIETRTLAEVLEVRPDGSRAMRARIFREYRNSDDEPQLHSGVVQLVLSSTGQLADAQVACGDDAELRVSRYLAHVLGARAVVANGVGEGSRWRGDFLSDATELVSPATFRLDRIRAGRLVEGRLIARVRMEEGDVGGVRVTGEGRVRGRFRVGLRDGFSGRTDLRGDVRGRVRRQSGRARPGRLRTRTQIIVRRTADEVEGMFDCVFDPTRVTAYIRENLAAIQACYHRAQQQDPDLRGRVVMRFALQPDGRVTGAHATEDEIPSSGVAACLADVMNRFQLPAGAIGGPVHFAYPFVFLPQP from the coding sequence ATGCGCTGGGGGATCTTCTTTCTCATGCTGCTCGGCATGCTGCTGCTCGGCTGTGGCGCCGAGAGAGGCCGCGGGAGCGCGCGCGACGGGCGGACGGTGGATCTCCGCCCCGCCCCGCGACCCGGGGTGGTCTACGAGATCCTGCACCGCGAGACGCGGCAGGTGGACGACGAGCCGCCGCGGGTCATCGAGACGCGCACGCTCGCGGAGGTGCTCGAGGTGCGCCCCGACGGATCGCGCGCGATGCGAGCGCGCATCTTCCGGGAGTACCGAAACAGCGACGACGAGCCCCAGCTACACAGCGGGGTGGTTCAGCTGGTGCTGTCCAGCACGGGGCAGCTGGCGGACGCCCAGGTCGCGTGTGGTGACGACGCGGAGCTTCGCGTCAGCCGCTACCTCGCCCATGTCCTCGGCGCGCGCGCCGTCGTGGCCAACGGGGTCGGGGAAGGGAGCCGCTGGCGCGGTGACTTCCTCTCGGACGCGACCGAGCTGGTGAGCCCAGCGACCTTCCGACTCGATCGGATCCGTGCCGGACGGCTCGTCGAGGGGCGACTGATCGCGAGGGTGCGCATGGAGGAGGGGGACGTGGGCGGCGTCCGGGTGACGGGCGAGGGGCGCGTCCGGGGGCGCTTCCGAGTGGGACTCCGGGATGGCTTCTCGGGTCGGACGGACCTGCGCGGTGATGTGCGCGGACGCGTTCGCCGGCAGAGCGGGCGCGCGCGACCCGGACGCCTCCGCACGCGAACTCAGATCATCGTGCGACGCACGGCGGACGAGGTGGAAGGCATGTTCGACTGTGTCTTCGACCCGACGCGCGTCACCGCGTACATCCGCGAGAACCTGGCGGCCATCCAGGCTTGCTATCATCGCGCCCAGCAGCAGGATCCCGACCTGCGCGGGCGCGTGGTGATGCGGTTCGCGCTCCAGCCCGATGGGCGCGTGACCGGCGCGCATGCGACCGAAGACGAGATCCCGTCCTCCGGAGTCGCGGCGTGCCTCGCCGACGTGATGAACCGCTTCCAGTTGCCGGCGGGAGCCATCGGTGGCCCCGTGCATTTCGCGTATCCGTTCGTCTTCCTGCCGCAACCGTGA
- a CDS encoding efflux transporter outer membrane subunit, with amino-acid sequence MTTRTPAMVALVLLGTSCSPHHTVERPAAPVDLPDGYAQTAGDETETVRPGDAIPAEWWVAFGDPELNHLVDEALARNFQLGAAWARLEQAESGVQAQASGFWPQISAQLDVARRRQVIVFGSLGVQEFENNSLGISLPVSYEIDLWNRVGHSVTAAGLDALASRDDVEALAMTVVANVVETWLNVVQQRASRRLLEDQLETNRILLELVTLRFAHGLGTALDIYQQRQQVEATEAQLAQIDGGETVARHNLAVLVGRPPSAFVGEIGALPEPTALPPLPPMPEAGVPGDLLLRRPDVRAAQRRVAAQDHRVGAAIADQYPSFRISASIGVSSPNIEALLSSFVWSLAGSLLAPVLDGGRRAAEVRRNQAALRERLQTFAQTLLTAMLEVENALAQERQLVVQIENLEEQLIAARATLDESRNRYGQGLSDYLPVLTALGTAQRAEQSILAAHRSLLSQRVQLARALGGSWTTELEAPRLPNPREAEIADEDEADEEDEDVDDEAAQESQR; translated from the coding sequence CGGACGGCTACGCCCAGACCGCGGGCGACGAGACCGAGACCGTCCGGCCCGGCGACGCCATCCCCGCCGAGTGGTGGGTGGCCTTCGGCGATCCGGAGCTGAACCACCTGGTGGACGAGGCGCTCGCGCGCAACTTCCAGCTCGGCGCCGCGTGGGCCCGCCTCGAGCAGGCGGAGTCCGGCGTGCAGGCCCAGGCGTCCGGGTTCTGGCCGCAGATCAGCGCGCAGCTCGACGTGGCCCGCCGCCGTCAGGTCATCGTCTTCGGCAGCCTCGGCGTGCAGGAGTTCGAGAACAACAGCCTCGGGATCTCGCTCCCCGTCAGCTACGAGATCGACCTCTGGAACCGCGTGGGGCACTCGGTCACCGCGGCCGGGCTCGACGCGCTCGCGAGCCGCGACGACGTCGAGGCGCTCGCCATGACGGTCGTCGCGAACGTGGTGGAGACGTGGCTCAACGTGGTCCAGCAGCGCGCGTCGCGGCGCCTGCTCGAGGATCAGCTCGAGACCAACCGGATCCTCCTCGAGCTGGTCACCCTGCGCTTCGCGCACGGGCTCGGCACCGCGCTCGACATCTACCAGCAGCGCCAGCAGGTGGAGGCGACCGAGGCGCAGCTCGCGCAGATCGACGGCGGCGAGACGGTCGCGCGTCACAACCTCGCGGTCCTCGTCGGGCGCCCGCCGAGCGCGTTCGTCGGCGAGATCGGCGCCCTGCCCGAGCCGACCGCGCTGCCGCCGCTCCCGCCCATGCCCGAGGCGGGGGTGCCCGGGGACCTGCTCCTGCGCCGCCCCGACGTGCGGGCCGCCCAGCGCCGCGTCGCGGCCCAGGACCACCGCGTGGGCGCCGCCATCGCCGACCAGTACCCGAGCTTCCGGATCTCGGCCTCGATCGGCGTCTCGTCGCCCAACATCGAGGCGCTGCTCAGCTCCTTCGTGTGGTCGCTCGCGGGGAGCCTGCTCGCGCCGGTGCTCGACGGCGGGCGGCGCGCGGCCGAGGTGCGGCGCAACCAGGCCGCGCTCCGTGAGCGCCTCCAGACCTTCGCGCAGACCCTGCTGACCGCCATGCTCGAGGTGGAGAACGCCCTCGCGCAGGAGCGTCAGCTCGTCGTGCAGATCGAGAACCTCGAGGAGCAGCTGATCGCGGCCCGCGCCACGCTCGACGAGTCCCGCAACCGCTACGGACAGGGCCTCAGCGACTACCTCCCCGTGCTCACCGCGCTCGGGACGGCGCAGCGCGCGGAGCAGTCGATCCTCGCCGCCCACCGCTCCCTGCTCTCCCAGCGCGTGCAGCTCGCGCGCGCGCTCGGGGGCAGCTGGACGACGGAGCTCGAGGCGCCCCGGCTGCCGAACCCGCGCGAGGCCGAGATCGCGGACGAAGACGAAGCGGACGAAGAGGACGAAGACGTCGACGACGAGGCGGCGCAGGAGAGCCAGCGATGA
- a CDS encoding efflux RND transporter periplasmic adaptor subunit: MTTEPHAIPDPAAPAVAEEPARPSVVKRIFAALIPVGICLVGVAFAGLMVATRPEAERTEQENLGLPVRTRALTPGTQAVRVQAQGQVVAARRVVMQPELNGRVVAMNENLIPGGRLAEGDTLVRIDPRDFRAALEQQRAQLENSRVQLTQEESRRVIAEREWALLGRGSSAASEDGRALALRQPQVRSAEASLRAARSGLSQAQTQLSRTTLRAPFDALVQAESVDIGQLVGPATQVATLVGTAQFWVQVSVPLASVQRIQIPGFNAEVGSSARIYQDVGDGARVEREGRVIRLLGDLDPVGRMARVLVEIDDPLGLQREDPGLPILIGAFVHVDIDAGQLDEVYEVPRENLHVGDVVHLFGEGHLAVREVDVVWRRADTVLVRGLEPNAELVLSPIAVPVEGTQLRRVEEPAAERPSRPPEAESPEPAPAEREG; the protein is encoded by the coding sequence ATGACCACCGAACCGCACGCCATCCCGGACCCCGCGGCGCCCGCCGTCGCGGAGGAGCCGGCCCGCCCCAGCGTGGTCAAGCGCATCTTCGCCGCCCTCATCCCGGTCGGGATCTGCCTCGTCGGCGTCGCCTTCGCCGGCCTCATGGTCGCGACCCGGCCCGAGGCGGAGCGCACCGAGCAGGAGAACCTCGGCCTCCCGGTCCGCACCCGGGCGCTGACGCCGGGCACGCAGGCCGTGCGCGTCCAGGCCCAGGGCCAGGTCGTGGCCGCGCGCCGGGTGGTGATGCAGCCCGAGCTGAACGGCCGCGTGGTGGCCATGAACGAGAACCTGATTCCGGGCGGCCGGCTCGCCGAGGGGGACACCCTCGTGCGCATCGACCCGCGGGACTTCCGGGCCGCGCTCGAGCAGCAGCGCGCGCAGCTCGAGAACAGCCGCGTCCAGCTGACCCAGGAGGAGAGCCGCCGGGTCATCGCGGAGCGAGAGTGGGCGCTGCTCGGTCGGGGCAGCAGCGCCGCGAGCGAGGACGGCCGCGCGCTCGCGCTGCGCCAGCCCCAGGTCCGCTCGGCGGAGGCCTCCCTGCGCGCCGCTCGGAGCGGGCTGAGCCAGGCCCAGACCCAGCTCTCGCGCACCACCCTGCGCGCGCCCTTCGACGCGCTCGTGCAAGCCGAGAGCGTCGACATCGGCCAGCTCGTCGGGCCCGCGACCCAGGTCGCGACCCTCGTCGGCACCGCGCAGTTCTGGGTCCAGGTCTCGGTCCCGCTCGCCTCGGTGCAGCGCATCCAGATCCCCGGCTTCAACGCCGAGGTGGGGTCGAGCGCGCGCATCTACCAGGACGTGGGCGACGGAGCGCGCGTCGAGCGGGAGGGCCGCGTGATCCGGCTCCTCGGGGATCTCGACCCGGTCGGGCGCATGGCGCGCGTGCTCGTGGAGATCGACGACCCGCTCGGGCTCCAGCGCGAAGACCCCGGCCTGCCCATCCTGATCGGCGCGTTCGTGCACGTCGACATCGACGCCGGCCAGCTCGACGAGGTGTACGAGGTCCCGCGCGAGAACCTGCACGTGGGCGACGTCGTCCACCTCTTCGGGGAGGGCCACCTGGCCGTGCGTGAGGTCGACGTGGTGTGGCGCCGCGCGGACACCGTGCTCGTGCGCGGCCTCGAGCCGAACGCGGAGCTCGTCCTGAGCCCGATCGCCGTCCCGGTCGAGGGCACGCAGCTGCGCCGGGTCGAGGAGCCCGCGGCCGAGCGGCCGAGCCGCCCTCCCGAGGCCGAGAGCCCCGAGCCGGCGCCCGCGGAGCGTGAAGGATGA
- a CDS encoding efflux RND transporter permease subunit, with product MTDRPSRIPLEKPDTRKGPLAWMAQNSVASNVLMLILVVGGLLMIPRIKQEVFPEFELDLILINVPYPGASPEEVEQGVVLPIEEAVRAVDGVKEVRSTATEGVGVVTLELLLGSNADRVLADVKSAVDRITSFPTDVEEPVVSRPALRGEVISVIVYGDASEAQLRSLAERVREDLLSEDDITTVELSGVRPLEIAVDVPQENLRRYGLTHSDVANAIRAASLDVPGGAIDAPGGEILLRTTERRDRGREFEDIVVRMRPDGSRVTVGDVATVTDGFSEVDTAASYDGQRAVMVKVFRVGDQTPLELAATVKDYLEAHEADMPPGVHLATWNDRSEFYEDRIDLLLKNAYIGLILVLVCLGLFLEIRLAFWVTLGIPISFIGSLLFLPLTGDDISVNMISLFAFILTLGMVVDDAIVVGEAVYAKLSEGMPPMRAAIEGVKSVATPVIFAIITTCIFFAPLLLVPGTFGKFFMQIPVVVILVLLLSLVESLLVLPAHLGHLGGTRKWLIGILTLDTIALFVVYRITGEWSFPVLFVGGASLALLLAVSLRAFGNLQQRFSRMVEWLITKTYAPILALSLRYRYVTIAAAVALLIGGFGLIAGGRVESEFFPKIDGDGVSAQLVMPFGTPAERTEEVQRRLLEASRRTVARLADEEVVRGRFALLGSHGALGGGPRPGSTGGGASHMAEVTLFFVPSDQRPFTSREFTEAWREEVGDVPGVESLSYAYATGGPGGAPIDFQLSHPDLEQLERAATRMAEGLRGYAGTIEINDGFEQGKEQLDFTLRPEARALGITEQMLARQLRDAFFGAEAVRQQRGRDELRVYVRRPLDERQSMADVEQLLIRTPDGGEIPLAEAAEIRRGRSYTEIQRLDGRRRVNVTSEVAFGANGNRIFQQAQQELVPQLLADFPQLRVELGGEQKRQAETMSALGMGFAMALFGMYALLAIAFKSYVQPFVIATAIPFGIVGAILGHLALGYNVSMMSFMGVVALSGVVVNDSLVLVSAVNDYRRDEGLSILEAVKAGGTRRFRPILLTSLTTFLGLSPMILETSVGARFLIPMAISLGFGVLFATFITLLLVPCLYLFFEDLQRGFGKTARYVRTGLRGREDPPPAETPSPAE from the coding sequence ATGACCGACCGACCGTCGCGGATCCCGCTCGAGAAGCCGGACACCCGCAAGGGGCCGCTCGCGTGGATGGCGCAGAACAGCGTCGCCTCCAATGTGCTGATGCTGATCCTGGTGGTCGGCGGCCTGCTGATGATCCCGCGGATCAAGCAGGAGGTGTTCCCGGAGTTCGAGCTCGACCTGATCCTCATCAACGTGCCCTACCCGGGCGCGTCTCCGGAGGAGGTCGAGCAAGGCGTCGTGCTCCCGATCGAGGAGGCGGTGCGCGCCGTCGACGGGGTCAAAGAGGTCCGCTCCACGGCGACGGAGGGCGTCGGGGTGGTGACCCTCGAGCTGCTGCTCGGCTCGAACGCCGACCGCGTGCTCGCGGACGTCAAGAGCGCGGTCGATCGCATCACCTCCTTCCCGACCGACGTGGAGGAGCCGGTGGTCAGCCGACCGGCGCTGCGGGGAGAGGTGATCTCCGTGATCGTCTACGGCGACGCGTCGGAGGCGCAGCTCCGGAGCCTCGCCGAGCGGGTGCGAGAGGATCTTCTCTCGGAGGACGACATCACCACGGTCGAGCTGAGCGGCGTCCGGCCGCTCGAGATCGCCGTGGACGTTCCGCAGGAGAACCTCCGCCGCTACGGCCTGACCCATTCGGACGTGGCCAACGCGATCCGCGCCGCGTCGCTCGACGTGCCGGGCGGCGCCATCGACGCGCCGGGCGGCGAGATCTTGCTCCGCACCACCGAGCGGCGCGACCGCGGCCGGGAGTTCGAGGACATCGTGGTCCGCATGCGGCCCGACGGCTCGCGCGTGACGGTGGGCGACGTCGCGACCGTCACCGACGGCTTCAGCGAGGTCGACACCGCGGCCAGCTACGACGGACAGCGCGCGGTGATGGTGAAGGTCTTCCGCGTCGGCGACCAGACCCCGCTCGAGCTCGCCGCCACCGTCAAGGACTACCTCGAGGCGCACGAGGCGGACATGCCGCCGGGCGTACACCTCGCGACCTGGAACGACCGCTCGGAGTTCTACGAGGACCGGATCGACCTCCTCCTCAAGAACGCCTACATCGGCCTGATCCTGGTGCTGGTCTGCCTGGGGCTCTTCCTCGAGATCCGGCTCGCCTTCTGGGTCACCCTCGGCATCCCGATCTCGTTCATCGGCTCGCTGCTCTTCCTGCCGCTGACGGGCGACGACATCTCCGTCAACATGATCTCCCTCTTCGCGTTCATCCTGACGCTGGGGATGGTCGTCGACGACGCGATCGTGGTCGGCGAGGCGGTGTACGCGAAGCTCTCGGAGGGCATGCCGCCGATGCGCGCGGCGATCGAGGGGGTCAAGTCGGTCGCCACTCCGGTGATCTTCGCGATCATCACCACCTGCATCTTCTTCGCGCCGCTGCTGCTGGTGCCGGGCACCTTCGGCAAGTTCTTCATGCAGATCCCCGTGGTGGTGATCCTGGTCCTGCTGTTGTCGCTGGTGGAGTCGCTGCTCGTCTTGCCCGCCCACCTCGGCCACCTCGGCGGGACCCGCAAGTGGCTCATCGGGATCCTGACCCTCGACACCATCGCGCTCTTCGTCGTCTACCGCATCACGGGCGAGTGGAGCTTCCCCGTCCTCTTCGTGGGCGGCGCGTCGCTCGCGCTCCTCCTCGCGGTCAGCCTGCGCGCCTTCGGGAACCTGCAGCAACGCTTCAGCCGGATGGTGGAGTGGCTGATCACGAAGACCTACGCGCCCATCCTCGCCCTCTCTCTGCGCTATCGGTACGTGACCATCGCGGCGGCGGTCGCGCTGCTGATCGGCGGCTTCGGCCTGATCGCGGGGGGCCGCGTCGAGAGCGAGTTCTTCCCGAAGATCGACGGCGACGGCGTCTCGGCCCAGCTCGTCATGCCCTTCGGCACGCCGGCCGAGCGCACCGAGGAGGTGCAGCGGCGGCTCCTCGAGGCGAGCCGGCGCACCGTCGCGCGCCTCGCCGACGAGGAAGTGGTGCGGGGGCGCTTCGCGCTGCTCGGCTCGCACGGCGCGCTCGGCGGAGGGCCGAGGCCGGGCAGCACGGGCGGCGGCGCGAGCCACATGGCGGAGGTGACCCTCTTCTTCGTGCCCAGCGACCAGCGCCCGTTCACGTCCCGCGAGTTCACCGAGGCGTGGCGCGAGGAGGTGGGTGACGTGCCGGGCGTCGAGTCCCTGTCCTACGCCTACGCCACCGGCGGCCCCGGCGGCGCTCCGATCGACTTCCAGCTCAGCCACCCCGACCTCGAGCAGCTCGAGCGCGCGGCCACGCGGATGGCCGAGGGCCTCCGCGGCTACGCGGGCACCATCGAGATCAACGACGGCTTCGAGCAGGGCAAGGAGCAGCTCGACTTCACCCTGCGGCCCGAGGCCCGGGCGCTGGGCATCACCGAGCAGATGCTCGCCCGCCAGCTCCGCGACGCCTTCTTCGGGGCCGAGGCGGTGCGGCAGCAGCGCGGGCGCGACGAGCTCCGGGTCTACGTACGCCGCCCGCTCGACGAGCGGCAGAGCATGGCCGACGTCGAGCAGCTCCTCATCCGCACCCCCGACGGGGGCGAGATCCCCCTGGCCGAGGCGGCGGAGATCCGCCGCGGCCGCAGCTACACCGAGATCCAGCGCCTGGATGGGCGGCGCCGCGTCAACGTGACGTCCGAGGTCGCCTTCGGCGCCAACGGGAACCGCATCTTCCAGCAGGCCCAGCAGGAGCTCGTCCCGCAGCTCCTCGCCGACTTCCCGCAGCTCCGCGTGGAGCTCGGCGGCGAGCAGAAGCGCCAGGCGGAGACGATGAGCGCGCTCGGCATGGGCTTCGCCATGGCGCTCTTCGGCATGTACGCGCTGCTCGCCATCGCCTTCAAGAGCTACGTGCAGCCCTTCGTGATCGCGACCGCCATCCCCTTCGGCATCGTCGGCGCGATCCTCGGCCACCTCGCCCTCGGCTACAACGTCAGCATGATGAGCTTCATGGGGGTGGTCGCCCTGAGCGGGGTCGTCGTCAACGACTCTCTCGTGCTCGTGAGCGCCGTGAACGACTATCGGCGCGACGAGGGCCTGAGCATCCTCGAGGCCGTGAAGGCGGGCGGCACGCGCCGCTTCCGACCCATCCTCCTGACCTCGCTGACCACCTTCCTCGGGCTGTCACCGATGATCCTCGAGACCTCGGTCGGCGCGCGCTTCCTCATCCCGATGGCGATCAGCCTCGGCTTCGGCGTGCTCTTCGCCACCTTCATCACGCTCCTGCTCGTGCCCTGCCTCTACCTCTTCTTCGAGGACCTGCAGCGCGGGTTCGGCAAGACGGCGCGCTACGTGCGCACCGGGCTGCGCGGGCGCGAGGATCCGCCCCCGGCGGAGACGCCCTCGCCCGCCGAGTGA